Part of the Sphingobacterium sp. LZ7M1 genome, GTTACTAATGACAAAAAAGAAATTGCCCGTTCGTTTTACGGGTCAGCACTTTACTATTGATAAAGTGCTAATAAAAGATGCAATAAGACAAGCAAATATAAGTAATCAGGATACGGTTTTAGATATTGGGGCAGGCAAGGGGTTTCTTACTGTTCATTTATTAAAAATCGCCAACAATGTTGTTGCTATTGAAAACGACACAGCTTTGGTTGAACATTTACGAAAATTATTTTCTGATGCCCGAAATGTTCAAGTTGTCGGTTGTGATTTTAGGAATTTTGCAGTTCCGAAATTTCCTTTCAAAGTGGTGTCAAATATTCCTTATGGCATTACTTCCGATATTTTCAAAATCCTGATGTTTGAGAGTCTTGGAAATTTTCTGGGAGGTTCCATTGTCCTTCAGTTAGAACCTACACAAAAGTTATTTTCGAGGAAGCTTTACAATCCATATACCGTTTTCTATCATACTTTTTTTGATTTGAAACTTGTCTATGAGGTAGGTCCTGAAAGTTTCTTTCCACCGCCAACTGTCAAATCAGCCCTGTTAAACATTAAAAGAAAACAGTTATTTTTTGATTTTAAGTTTAAAGCCAAATACTTAGCATTTATTTCCTGTCTGTTAGAGAAACCTGATTTATCTGTAAAAACAGCTTTAAAGTCGATTTTCAGGAAAAGTCAGGTCAGGTCAATTTCGGAAAAATTCGGTTTAAACCTTAATGCTCAAATTGTTTGTTTGTCTCCAAGTCAATGGGTAAACTGTTTTTTGGAAATGCTGGAAGTTGTCCCTGAAAAATTTCATCCTTCGTAGTTCAAAGTCGGGTGGTTGTCAAGATGATTTTTCTGGTTTGGTGTCGTCTTTTAAGCTGCCGCATAACGAAAAATGGTAGCCGTAGTTGCCGGATTTACAGCACTTTCGTATCAATTTAGCACTTCGGTTCGTTAAAAGCACCAAAGTATCAAGTTGGCACGAAAGCCGGCAATTATCGGCTACCATATGTTAGTGGCATTTATCATTTCATTATATTCATTTGCTTTAACGCATTTTTTGTTACATTAATTCTCGATGAAATAAAATCATCAACATTCAATCCGTCTGTCGGAATTACATTTGTTGCAAAAAAATAAACATTAGATTTTGTTTCAACATAACCAACAAACCAACCATTATATTTTTCTTCTATCGAACTTAATCCAGTCTTACCGCTTAAAATGTAATTTTCAGTTCGCTCAATTTCCATAATATTTTTGACAATCTTTATTGTCCTATCAGAAATTGGAAATTTTGAAAAATAGAATTTCCTTAAAAAGTCGATTTGTTGTTTTTGAGATATTTTTGAATTTCCTTCAAGCCAAAAATTGTCAATCGTTAAACTGTCAAAAATCATATTTTTATACTCAAATTTTTCTAAATATTCTTTCATTTTAATTGTTCCGATTTTCCTTGCAATTTCCTGATAGCAAGGAACACAGGAAATTCTAAAAGCATCTTTAAATGATAAATCTTTTTCCCAAATATCCATTTTTCTCTGCTCGCCATTCCATTTTAAAATAGTTGTATCATTTTCAATAATGCCTAATTCAACAGCAATTATAGAATTTGGAATTTTGAATGTTGATGCAGGTAATTTTCCGTTTTTAGCCCAATCAAAGTCATTTGAGTAAAAAGTATTCTTGTCGTTATCATAAATTAGAATTGAACCATTTACTTGAAAACTATCTAAAATTTTGTCAAAATCAGAAATTTCTGTTTCAATTATGTTTTTATTCGTTGTTGTGTTACAGCAAACAAATAAAAATATCATTGAAATAAAAACTACAAATAAAATATTTTTCATTTATTGTCTAATTATCGTTTGTTTTTGTTGCCACTAACGTTTTGCAGCTATAAGAAGTTGGCGATTTCGAAGCACAAAACTGTCAATCTGCACGAAAGTTTGATTGAAAAACTGCACTTCATTTAACCACTGAACCGCCAATTTCTTATAGGTGCTGTTAGCGGGTCGTTGTTTTATTTCGCTTTTGATATGAAATAGTCCCAAGTTGCTTTTGATATGTCTGCGATTATTTTTTCATTTACTTCTGCGTTCTCTTTAGAATCCGTTATAAAAACACTTATAAAAAAATTGTTGTTATCGGGTAAGAAAACGATACCAATATCATTTACCGCAGCTGTTATTCCAGTTTCTTTGTTTGTGCCAGACGATCCTGTTTTATGTGCAACCACGGTTCCAACAGGTAAATTCCCTTTTAACCGCTTTTTTCCAGTAGCTGTCTCTTTCATAATTTTCCATAGAAAATCATAACTGCTTGGGCTTAGCAAGTTGCTCTCATTGAGAAAAAAGAGTTCGAGTATTTGGTTAGCAGCTAAAGGTGTCGTCCAATTCTCAAATTGTCTATCCCAATTATTCTGCATTACTTCCTCATTGATTTTAATAGAAATGTTATCAACCCCACTTGCTTTGATGTAGTTTTCAACAAAGTTAGGCCCCCCAAGAATTTTTAATAAAATATCACACCCCACATTATCGCTTTGAGAAATAGTATATTCTAAGATTTCAGCAATACTAAGCTTAGCTCCCTCTGGGTATTTTTCTCTAATTGGACTCCATAAACCAGGCAAAAGTTCACTTTTTTTGATTTTTATTTTCTGGTTTAACTTAAAATTCCCCCTATCTATTTCGGAAAGCATAGCCAGCCCAATATGAAATTTGAACACACTTTGCATTGGAAAATGTCTTTCTCCATTTATTGAAAACACATCCTGTCCATTATTTCCAAGTACTGCAACCCCTATAGTAGCATTCTTTGATGAAATGATTTTTTGTATTTCTTGTTTTAACGAATCTATCGGTTGAGCAAAAGTATTGCAAACCGTGAGTAATAAAATAATAGCTGTTAATTGAAATATTTTCATTTTATTTTCTGTCTTTATGATTATGGTGTCTCTTTACAATGCCCGCTAACGTTTTGCAGCTATAAGAAGTTGGCGATTTCGAAGCACAAAACTGTCAATCTGCACGAAAGTTTGATTGAAAAACTGCACTTCATTTAACCACTGAACCGCCAATTTCTTATAGGTGCTGTTAGCGGGTCGTTGTTTTATTTCGCTTTTGATATGAAATAGTCCCAAGTTGCTTTTGATATGTCTGCGATTATTTTTTCATTTACTTCTGCGTTCTCTTTAGAATCCGTTATAAAAACACTTATAAAAAAATTGTTGTTATCGGGTAAGAAAACGATACCAATATCATTTACCGCAGCTGTTATTCCAGTTTCTTTGTTTGTGCCAGACGATCCTGTTTTATGTGCAACCACGGTTCCAACAGGTAAATTCCCTTTTAACCGCTTTTTTCCAGTAGCTGTCTCTTTCATAATTTTCCATAGAAAATCATAACTGCTTGGGCTTAGCAAGTTGCTCTCATTGAGAAAAAAGAGTTCGAGTATTTGGTTAGCAGCTAAAGGTGTCGTCCAATTCTCAAATTGTCTATCCCAATTATTCTGCATTACTTCCTCATTGATTTTAATAGAAATGTTATCAACCCCACTTGCTTTGATGTAGTTTTCAACAAAGTTAGGCCCCCCAAGAATTTTTAATAAAATATCACACCCCACATTATCGCTTTGAGAAATAGTATATTCTAAGATTTCAGCAATACTAAGCTTAGCTCCCTCTGGGTATTTTTCTCTAATTGGACTCCATAAAC contains:
- the erm(F) gene encoding 23S rRNA (adenine(2058)-N(6))-methyltransferase Erm(F); protein product: MTKKKLPVRFTGQHFTIDKVLIKDAIRQANISNQDTVLDIGAGKGFLTVHLLKIANNVVAIENDTALVEHLRKLFSDARNVQVVGCDFRNFAVPKFPFKVVSNIPYGITSDIFKILMFESLGNFLGGSIVLQLEPTQKLFSRKLYNPYTVFYHTFFDLKLVYEVGPESFFPPPTVKSALLNIKRKQLFFDFKFKAKYLAFISCLLEKPDLSVKTALKSIFRKSQVRSISEKFGLNLNAQIVCLSPSQWVNCFLEMLEVVPEKFHPS
- a CDS encoding class D beta-lactamase OXA-347 — translated: MKNILFVVFISMIFLFVCCNTTTNKNIIETEISDFDKILDSFQVNGSILIYDNDKNTFYSNDFDWAKNGKLPASTFKIPNSIIAVELGIIENDTTILKWNGEQRKMDIWEKDLSFKDAFRISCVPCYQEIARKIGTIKMKEYLEKFEYKNMIFDSLTIDNFWLEGNSKISQKQQIDFLRKFYFSKFPISDRTIKIVKNIMEIERTENYILSGKTGLSSIEEKYNGWFVGYVETKSNVYFFATNVIPTDGLNVDDFISSRINVTKNALKQMNIMK
- the bla gene encoding class A beta-lactamase, subclass A2 — encoded protein: MKIFQLTAIILLLTVCNTFAQPIDSLKQEIQKIISSKNATIGVAVLGNNGQDVFSINGERHFPMQSVFKFHIGLAMLSEIDRGNFKLNQKIKIKKSELLPGLWSPIREKYPEGAKLSIAEILEYTISQSDNVGCDILLKILGGPNFVENYIKASGVDNISIKINEEVMQNNWDRQFENWTTPLAANQILELFFLNESNLLSPSSYDFLWKIMKETATGKKRLKGNLPVGTVVAHKTGSSGTNKETGITAAVNDIGIVFLPDNNNFFISVFITDSKENAEVNEKIIADISKATWDYFISKAK
- the bla gene encoding class A beta-lactamase, subclass A2 — encoded protein: MKIFQLTAIILLLTVCNTFAQPIDSLKQEIQKIISSKNATIGVAVLGNNGQDVFSINGERHFPMQSVFKFHIGLAMLSEIDRGNFKLNQKIKIKKSELLPGLWSPIREKYPEGAKLSIAEILEYTISQSDNVGCDILLKILGGPNFVENYIKASGVDNISIKINEEVMQNNWDRQFENWTTPLAANQILELFFLNESNLLSPSSYDFLWKIMKETATGKKRLKGNLPVGTVVAHKTGSSGTNKETGITAAVNDIGIVFLPDNNNFFISVFITDSKENAEVNEKIIADISKATWDYFISKAK